GCAGCCTGCATCGGTGCGAGCTGGATTTTTGGCGGGCATCGAGGGACGCTGAACGCGCTGCAGAAGATGGCGGCCCCGGAAAGCTGGATCGTCGTGGGAGAGCCGTACTGGCGGCAGGAGCCGGAACAGGAGTATTTGGAAGCGATCGAAATGGCACGGAACGACCTCGGAACCCATGATCAGAATGCAGACGCCGGGCGAGAGCTCGGACTGGAGCTGGTCTACACGCTCGTAAGCAGCCAGGATGACTGGGATCGATATGAAGGGTTGCAGTGGTATTCTGCGGAAACCTGGGCGTGTGATCATCGGGACGATCCGGATGTGGAGACCGTGCTGAAACGAGTGCGCGATAGCAAGACAGCGTATCTGAAGTGGGGGCGGGAAACGCTTGGATGGTCGATTTATGTCTTCAGGAAAGGGGCGGTATAGCTCATTTCAAGTTGGCTGACGCGCCTTAT
This window of the Syntrophales bacterium genome carries:
- a CDS encoding class I SAM-dependent methyltransferase is translated as MDMLKFFNIIHLEHILLNPMSLEKLEQLITLLTLKPGARVLDIATGKGEFLIRLAERNRQMTGTGIDLSPFFIADVRKKHQERVPDAQLHFLEMDGAEYVPEVSQSFDLAACIGASWIFGGHRGTLNALQKMAAPESWIVVGEPYWRQEPEQEYLEAIEMARNDLGTHDQNADAGRELGLELVYTLVSSQDDWDRYEGLQWYSAETWACDHRDDPDVETVLKRVRDSKTAYLKWGRETLGWSIYVFRKGAV